A genome region from Cutaneotrichosporon cavernicola HIS019 DNA, chromosome: 5 includes the following:
- the POT1 gene encoding uncharacterized protein (Belongs to the thiolase family), with translation MSGKASLLSKNPDDVVILAAKRTPMCRATKGALKDARFEDMLVGALKGAVSAARIDPKLVEDIQIGTVRTPRGGASISRMAALAAGFPIETSVSTVNRQCSSSLQAIWTITNEIRAGDIDIGIAGGCESMTHHYARTPLDHPTSEAVRKHPLAADCLIPMGITNENVVEDYALSRQEQDEFAARSHQKAEAAQKAGRFDGEIVPVTIGDKTVTRDDTPRYGVTAESLKGLKPAFKADGTTHAGNSSQLTDGAAAVVLARRSVAENLGLPIIGKVGCVVTAGVPPRIMGVGPAVAIPKALRKVGLQLSDVDIFEINEAFAGQALYCAKDLGLDQSKLNPNGGAIAIGHPLGATGARQVATGLNEAKRTGAKVVVTSMCAGTGFGVAGVFVNEQGSAKL, from the exons ATGTCCGGAAAGGCCTCTCTCCTGTCCAAGAACCCCGACGATGTCGTgatcctcgccgccaagcgcACACCCATGTGCAGGGCGACCAAGGgtgcgctcaaggacgcccGGTTTGAAGACAtgctcgtcggcgccctcAAGGGTGCCGTCTCGGCTGCCCGCATCGACcccaagctcgtcgaggacatcCAGATCGGCACGGTCCGTACTCCTCGTGGAGGTGCATCTATTTCACGCATGGCCGCTCTTGCTGCTGGCTTCCCCATCGAGACGTCAGTGTCGACCGTCAACCGTCAATGCTCGTCGTCTCTTCAGGCGATTTGGACTATTACCAACGAGATCCGGGCTGGCGACATTGACATTGGCATTGCTGGTGGATGCGAGAGCATGACTCACCACTATGCACGCACACCACTTGACCACCCTACATCAGAGGCTGTGCGCAAGCACCCGCTCGCAGCCGACTGCCTCATCCCAATGGGTATTACCAACGAGAATGTTGTGGAAGA CTATGCACTTTCGCGCCAGGAGCAGGACGAGTTCGCTGCCCGCTCGCACCAGAAGGcagaggcggcgcagaAGGCCGGGCGCTTCGATGGCGAGATTGTCCCCGTCACCATTGGCGACAAGACTGTCACTCGTGATGACACTCCTCGGTACGGCGTCACTGCCGAGTCGCTCAAGGGCCTCAAACCCGCGTTCAAGGCCGACGGAACAACGCACGCCGGCAACTCGTCGCAGCTGACTGACGGTGCTGCtgccgtcgtcctcgcccgccgcaGTGTTGCGGAGAACCTCGGTCTCCCAATCATCGGCAAGGTCGGATGTGTCGTGACTGCCGGTGTTCCTCCTCGTATTATGGGTGTTGGACCCGCGGTGGCGATTCCCAAGGCGCTCAGGAAGGTCGGTCTGCAGCTCtccgacgtcgacatctTCGAGATCAACGAGGCGTTCGCTGGTCAGGCTCTCTACTGCGCCAAggacctcggccttgaccaGAGCAAGCTCAACCCAAACGGTGGTGCTATTGCCATTGGACACCCCCTCGGCGCAACTGGCGCGCGCCAGGTCGCGACCGGCCTGAACGAGGCCAAACGCACGggcgccaaggtcgtcgtcacctCAATGTGTGCCGGTACCGGCTTCGGTGTCGCGGGTGTGTTTGTCAACGAGCAGGGAAGTGCCAAGCTCTGA